The Fimbriimonas ginsengisoli Gsoil 348 genome window below encodes:
- the lptC gene encoding LPS export ABC transporter periplasmic protein LptC: protein MLLCLLALAGCVPPRAKEAEGTKVEKKKDIPAQRINLPNGESLQYRLKTKVGAPPEREPAWYVKWVNAKVQMTSNGPVGGRMEGVSGNFFKDGKKSTTFQAQSGLADKANNILNLAGQVQVVAPNPKPGATKPRAVLTCDRLVYDATTKRFKALGHVQVVGEVGTIGTLSELWATEELDQVATPDMFIAK from the coding sequence TTGTTACTCTGCCTCCTCGCTCTCGCCGGCTGTGTTCCTCCGCGGGCAAAGGAGGCGGAGGGGACGAAGGTGGAGAAGAAGAAGGATATTCCGGCGCAAAGGATCAATCTGCCGAACGGGGAATCGCTGCAGTATCGGCTCAAAACAAAAGTCGGAGCTCCGCCGGAGCGCGAGCCGGCTTGGTACGTCAAATGGGTGAACGCGAAAGTCCAGATGACTTCGAACGGGCCGGTTGGCGGGAGAATGGAGGGCGTCTCGGGCAATTTCTTCAAGGACGGGAAGAAGAGCACGACCTTCCAAGCCCAAAGCGGGCTAGCGGACAAGGCGAATAACATCCTGAATCTTGCCGGCCAGGTACAGGTCGTCGCTCCTAATCCCAAGCCGGGCGCGACGAAACCGAGGGCAGTATTGACGTGCGACCGCCTCGTTTACGATGCTACAACCAAACGCTTTAAAGCGCTGGGGCACGTTCAAGTTGTGGGCGAGGTTGGAACCATAGGTACCCTTTCCGAACTGTGGGCCACCGAGGAGCTTGACCAGGTAGCCACCCCGGACATGTTTATAGCCAAATGA
- the lptB gene encoding LPS export ABC transporter ATP-binding protein, translating into MKIVGKDLVKVYKGRRVVNEVSYDISQGEIVGLLGPNGAGKTTTFYMTVGLVKPTKGRVFFDDVDVTKWPMYKRARAGVGYLPQEPSVFRKLTVEDNLRLVLQLAGRSRREIKEKIAQLSDELHIRHILQSTGNVLSGGERRRVEIARALATEPKFILLDEPFTGIDPVTIEEIQEILFRLRARNIGILITDHNISATLRITDRNYILIGGEIFARGTGQEIAGNEGVRKHYLGAQFGTDIFAGRDPDAPAIEAAEGDAGLEDQAPTGPPEFEEPQ; encoded by the coding sequence TTGAAGATCGTAGGGAAGGACCTCGTCAAGGTCTATAAGGGACGTCGCGTCGTCAACGAGGTGTCTTACGACATTTCACAAGGCGAGATCGTCGGTTTGCTCGGGCCGAACGGGGCGGGTAAGACCACCACGTTCTACATGACGGTCGGCTTGGTAAAGCCGACGAAAGGTCGGGTCTTTTTCGACGACGTCGATGTGACGAAGTGGCCGATGTACAAGCGGGCCCGGGCCGGAGTCGGCTATCTCCCGCAGGAGCCGAGCGTCTTCCGCAAACTCACCGTCGAGGACAACCTCCGATTGGTTTTGCAACTCGCGGGTCGAAGCCGGCGCGAGATCAAAGAAAAGATCGCCCAGCTTTCCGATGAGCTGCACATCAGGCATATCCTGCAAAGCACCGGAAACGTACTCTCGGGCGGCGAGCGCCGCCGCGTGGAGATCGCCCGGGCGCTTGCGACCGAACCGAAGTTCATCCTACTCGACGAGCCGTTTACCGGCATCGACCCCGTCACGATCGAAGAGATCCAGGAGATCTTGTTCCGGCTTAGGGCCCGAAACATCGGCATCTTGATCACCGACCACAACATCTCGGCGACCTTGAGGATCACGGATCGAAATTATATTCTCATCGGTGGCGAGATCTTTGCCCGTGGCACCGGTCAGGAGATCGCCGGGAACGAAGGGGTGCGCAAGCACTACCTTGGCGCCCAGTTCGGAACCGATATATTCGCGGGACGCGATCCGGATGCGCCGGCGATCGAGGCCGCGGAAGGTGACGCCGGGCTAGAAGACCAAGCGCCCACCGGTCCGCCGGAGTTCGAGGAGCCGCAGTGA
- a CDS encoding TspO/MBR family protein, whose translation MAEASVPRRNPVIALLLFLTASYAAGFVGALATNQSLPFSYIVLSKPAWAPPGWLFAPVWTVLYGLMGWSAWTVWSVPPGEVPSGRRTWALAMFFVQLVLNALWPWIFFGWQLLRIGLFEICLLWLAILATTVMFARIRPAAGWLLAPYLAWVTYATALNWAIFRLNH comes from the coding sequence ATGGCCGAAGCGAGCGTCCCTCGACGAAATCCGGTGATCGCACTGCTGCTGTTTCTCACCGCAAGTTATGCAGCAGGGTTCGTCGGCGCGTTGGCGACGAACCAAAGCCTGCCGTTCTCCTACATCGTCTTGAGCAAGCCGGCCTGGGCGCCTCCCGGCTGGTTATTCGCACCGGTCTGGACCGTTTTGTATGGGCTGATGGGTTGGTCGGCATGGACCGTCTGGTCGGTACCTCCCGGCGAGGTTCCGAGCGGACGCAGGACATGGGCGCTAGCGATGTTCTTCGTTCAGCTCGTGCTGAATGCGCTATGGCCGTGGATCTTCTTCGGCTGGCAACTGCTTCGGATCGGCCTTTTTGAGATTTGCCTTTTGTGGCTGGCGATTTTAGCAACCACGGTCATGTTCGCCCGCATCCGCCCTGCCGCCGGTTGGCTACTCGCCCCCTACCTAGCCTGGGTCACCTATGCGACGGCGCTAAACTGGGCGATCTTTCGGCTAAACCACTAG
- a CDS encoding DUF3084 domain-containing protein codes for MDLLPLGFLILIVLMSGAIAVLADDLGRRLGKKRLHVRGLRPKRVAQIGTALAGVLVSLVTILIVAAGSSGVRQWITDGRRAIGERDRAIGERDTAIKERDSARREREQTEAGVALLNAKNSGLLKINKGLTNEQLRQKAEIAEKKRELDRNNAKVLRLASQIRVANLEVKRGQTSLNQTRTQLGNAKSELRGFNARLAVVQNQYHKLIQQKGEADSDIMQLEFEKRNLDLQIGDFKSRISGLQTQISGLERDQSEATQKLNQAKTELADTQRDLDKSQRELSAVMGDLSEAQRAAVTYKIIGDHARDAPPTYLKGEEVARLSIEPGLSATKAAAALQVLLRTARTAALSAGAKPNDPYPEAGIFEHRDTRTGRQIPTADIEREIVAGITGAKEPMVLVALSSVNAFKGEPVSLEVAWMPNPLVYHRDEVVAETKLDGRKDPAAIMAGISGLGVKVRDRAKQDKMLPRTILDSTAALPSEQVWRLVTDVRRSGGFVRLRAVAENDTRAGDPLKLRYVIR; via the coding sequence GTGGACCTTCTTCCTCTTGGGTTCCTGATCCTAATCGTCCTGATGTCGGGAGCCATTGCCGTGCTTGCCGACGACCTGGGGCGACGGCTGGGGAAGAAGCGTCTTCACGTGCGGGGGCTCCGTCCCAAACGGGTGGCGCAGATCGGTACCGCCCTCGCCGGAGTTCTCGTTTCGCTGGTCACGATCCTGATCGTGGCGGCTGGGAGCTCGGGGGTGCGGCAGTGGATTACTGACGGCCGGCGCGCGATCGGGGAGCGCGACCGGGCCATCGGAGAGCGGGATACGGCCATCAAAGAGCGCGACTCCGCCCGCCGGGAGCGGGAGCAGACGGAAGCGGGAGTTGCCTTGCTCAACGCGAAAAACTCCGGTCTGCTTAAGATCAACAAGGGGTTGACGAACGAGCAGCTCCGCCAAAAAGCCGAAATCGCGGAAAAGAAGCGGGAGCTGGATCGTAACAACGCTAAAGTTCTCCGATTGGCTAGCCAGATTCGAGTGGCAAACCTTGAAGTGAAGCGGGGGCAGACGAGCCTGAATCAGACTCGAACTCAGCTTGGCAACGCCAAGTCCGAGCTGAGGGGTTTCAACGCCCGCCTCGCGGTGGTTCAAAACCAATATCACAAACTGATTCAACAGAAGGGCGAGGCCGACTCGGACATCATGCAGCTCGAGTTCGAGAAGAGGAACCTCGATCTGCAAATCGGCGACTTCAAATCGCGGATTTCGGGACTGCAGACCCAAATCTCGGGATTGGAACGAGACCAATCGGAAGCGACTCAGAAGCTGAATCAAGCGAAGACCGAGCTTGCGGATACTCAGCGGGATCTCGATAAAAGTCAGCGCGAGCTCAGCGCGGTGATGGGCGATCTGAGCGAAGCTCAGCGGGCCGCCGTGACTTACAAGATCATCGGGGACCATGCTCGCGACGCGCCCCCGACTTACTTAAAGGGGGAGGAAGTGGCACGACTGTCGATCGAACCCGGGCTCAGCGCGACCAAGGCGGCGGCTGCTCTTCAGGTGCTGCTCCGTACCGCCCGGACCGCCGCACTCTCCGCCGGCGCGAAGCCGAACGATCCATACCCGGAGGCGGGAATCTTCGAGCATCGCGATACCCGCACCGGCAGGCAGATTCCGACGGCCGACATCGAACGGGAGATCGTAGCCGGGATCACCGGAGCGAAGGAGCCGATGGTGCTGGTCGCTCTCTCGAGCGTCAACGCCTTCAAGGGGGAGCCGGTATCGCTCGAGGTCGCCTGGATGCCCAATCCGCTGGTTTACCATCGCGACGAAGTGGTGGCGGAAACGAAGCTGGACGGCCGCAAAGATCCCGCCGCGATCATGGCCGGGATAAGCGGACTGGGAGTGAAAGTGCGGGATAGGGCAAAGCAAGACAAAATGCTTCCTCGCACCATTCTGGATTCTACGGCAGCTCTTCCGTCCGAACAGGTATGGCGACTTGTAACCGATGTTAGGCGGAGCGGCGGGTTTGTTCGGTTGCGCGCGGTGGCGGAGAACGACACCCGCGCGGGCGATCCGTTGAAGCTTCGGTACGTGATCCGGTAG
- a CDS encoding LptF/LptG family permease encodes MRQIDRLVMKELVGPWLFGVGLFASLLMAATYLNRIVGFFVDQVPLPILGQLILLLFPAILVKTFTMAVLLAALLAFGRLSSDSEVVALRAGGASIFRIVVPVMAFSFIIALVTLWFDEQVVPSATQRSKSLQDQIIASKGIKVNQPFARPIVQDGKLKATIAAENVDILRNALEGVTIISYGETDKLGPNGKAVIGKDGKPVKEIREQYYLHAKEIVYEGLTQALKDGFGGGLSHWRVQGGMTLVPADYSNVIHSESAWPDEVPTIPQSFADLTADRKDEFDLMSMNELKQEIEKHRELKDWTPAEISNGEYGYWNKLSVPLAAFVFGTLGAVLGIRNHRTGTASGFALAIAIIFGYVTLANFMNVWASGGVLPAYVASFAPISLGFIASGIIMWRRNA; translated from the coding sequence GTGAGGCAGATCGACCGATTGGTCATGAAGGAGCTGGTCGGCCCCTGGCTTTTCGGGGTCGGGCTATTCGCGTCGCTGCTCATGGCGGCGACGTACCTCAACCGAATCGTCGGTTTCTTCGTCGATCAGGTTCCGTTGCCGATCCTGGGGCAGCTCATCTTGCTTCTCTTTCCGGCCATTCTCGTAAAGACTTTCACGATGGCGGTGCTACTGGCGGCGTTGCTAGCGTTCGGACGCCTCAGCTCGGATAGCGAGGTTGTCGCTTTACGCGCGGGCGGGGCCAGCATTTTCCGGATCGTGGTACCCGTGATGGCGTTCTCGTTCATCATTGCCCTCGTCACGCTCTGGTTCGACGAGCAGGTCGTTCCGTCTGCCACCCAGCGATCGAAGTCGCTCCAGGATCAGATCATCGCGAGCAAGGGAATTAAGGTGAACCAGCCGTTCGCCCGCCCCATCGTTCAAGACGGCAAGCTCAAAGCCACGATCGCCGCGGAGAACGTCGACATCCTAAGGAACGCCCTCGAAGGGGTCACGATTATCTCCTACGGCGAGACCGACAAGCTGGGTCCGAATGGTAAGGCGGTAATCGGTAAGGATGGGAAGCCGGTCAAGGAGATCCGAGAGCAGTATTACCTTCACGCCAAGGAGATCGTATACGAAGGGCTCACCCAGGCGCTCAAGGACGGTTTCGGGGGCGGCCTCTCTCACTGGAGGGTGCAGGGCGGAATGACCCTCGTCCCGGCGGATTATTCGAACGTGATCCACTCCGAATCGGCCTGGCCGGACGAGGTTCCCACGATCCCGCAAAGCTTCGCCGACCTCACCGCCGACCGTAAGGACGAGTTCGACCTGATGAGCATGAACGAGCTCAAGCAGGAGATTGAAAAACACCGAGAGTTGAAAGACTGGACTCCGGCCGAGATCTCCAACGGCGAATACGGATATTGGAACAAGCTCTCCGTGCCGCTCGCCGCCTTCGTTTTTGGAACTTTAGGGGCGGTTCTCGGCATACGAAACCATAGGACCGGCACGGCGTCGGGTTTTGCCCTCGCCATCGCAATCATCTTCGGATATGTGACATTGGCAAATTTTATGAACGTTTGGGCGAGCGGCGGCGTTCTACCCGCGTACGTCGCAAGTTTCGCACCGATCTCTTTGGGCTTTATCGCGTCCGGGATAATTATGTGGAGACGAAACGCCTAG
- a CDS encoding DinB family protein — MSLRPQFEEFVRLADATRAKAAKVKPLSAAKLTWSPAEDRWSVARVLDHLNKTHALCIPNFEAALLSASPAGTERDRLVKYGFMDRVFVKMMGPTFPIKPPVPPMFEPDQAPDPKEAVRRFFELHDKLRALIEKADAYQLAKLKVVSPVSPKFRPGFVPYLHSLVLHEEYHWGQIEALLADPRFPKSKIA; from the coding sequence ATGTCACTCCGGCCCCAATTCGAGGAATTTGTCCGGCTAGCCGATGCGACGCGTGCCAAGGCGGCGAAGGTAAAGCCGCTTTCGGCCGCCAAACTCACATGGAGTCCGGCCGAAGACCGCTGGAGTGTTGCCCGCGTCCTGGATCACCTAAACAAGACGCATGCCCTATGTATTCCGAATTTCGAGGCCGCGCTGTTATCTGCCTCGCCCGCGGGTACGGAGCGAGACCGGCTGGTCAAGTACGGATTCATGGATAGGGTTTTTGTGAAGATGATGGGGCCTACCTTCCCGATCAAGCCGCCAGTGCCGCCAATGTTCGAGCCGGACCAGGCGCCCGACCCGAAAGAAGCCGTGCGTCGATTCTTTGAGCTGCACGACAAGCTCCGAGCGCTTATCGAGAAAGCTGACGCGTACCAGCTAGCCAAGCTTAAGGTCGTGTCCCCGGTCAGCCCCAAGTTCCGGCCCGGCTTCGTTCCGTACCTTCACAGCCTTGTCCTTCATGAGGAGTATCACTGGGGGCAGATCGAGGCGCTCCTTGCCGATCCTCGTTTTCCCAAGTCGAAAATTGCGTGA
- the rlmN gene encoding 23S rRNA (adenine(2503)-C(2))-methyltransferase RlmN — MTADGVEAKKPCLVGMTREELTAALAPRPDAKLRGKQLAAQLYSRAQDDFANMADLPLAFRQELGERFQSQPLEIAAHRHSTDGVQKLLVHNGDHQVYECVLLPYEDRVSCCLSSQVGCPMGCRFCATGLGGFDRNLTAGEIIGQYLLLQRISERRVSHVVFMGMGEPLLNLKNVLKSVRLMHEEVGLSYRHITISTVGLVPQIYELAEEKLPIHLALSLHSPIDEVRDRLMPVNHKWPVAEVMKAMRDYYVATGRKITLEYLLIKGITDTPEQAQELARVVKGTPSVVNLIPFNWVDTEQGFARPEKERVQAFRRVLESRGVNVTQRVERGHDIAAACGQLAGQHKGKFARREAPSLPVLN; from the coding sequence ATGACGGCCGATGGCGTTGAGGCCAAGAAACCCTGCTTGGTGGGGATGACGCGGGAGGAGCTGACGGCAGCTCTCGCGCCGCGACCGGACGCCAAGCTGCGGGGCAAGCAACTTGCGGCACAGCTTTACAGCCGGGCTCAAGACGATTTCGCCAATATGGCGGATCTTCCGCTTGCGTTTCGGCAAGAATTGGGCGAGCGGTTTCAATCCCAGCCGCTCGAGATCGCCGCGCACCGACACTCGACCGACGGAGTGCAAAAACTCCTTGTCCACAACGGCGACCATCAAGTCTACGAATGCGTTCTGTTGCCCTACGAAGACCGGGTGTCCTGCTGTCTATCGAGCCAGGTCGGCTGCCCGATGGGGTGCCGATTCTGCGCGACCGGGCTCGGCGGTTTTGACCGAAACCTGACGGCCGGCGAGATCATCGGGCAGTATCTGCTACTCCAACGCATCAGCGAGCGGCGCGTCTCGCACGTGGTCTTCATGGGGATGGGCGAGCCACTGCTCAATCTCAAAAACGTGCTCAAGTCGGTGCGCTTGATGCATGAAGAGGTAGGGCTCAGCTATCGGCATATCACGATTTCGACGGTGGGCCTCGTCCCGCAGATCTACGAATTGGCCGAAGAAAAGCTACCGATCCACCTGGCGCTTTCGCTCCACTCGCCGATCGACGAGGTGCGCGACCGGCTGATGCCGGTTAATCATAAATGGCCGGTTGCCGAGGTGATGAAGGCGATGCGCGACTACTACGTCGCTACTGGCCGCAAGATTACGTTGGAGTACCTACTGATCAAGGGGATTACCGACACCCCTGAGCAGGCTCAGGAGCTGGCGCGCGTGGTGAAGGGGACGCCGAGCGTGGTGAACCTTATCCCATTCAATTGGGTGGATACCGAGCAAGGTTTCGCCCGCCCGGAAAAAGAGCGGGTGCAGGCGTTCCGCCGGGTGCTCGAGTCGCGTGGGGTCAACGTTACCCAGCGGGTCGAACGCGGCCATGACATCGCCGCCGCCTGTGGGCAGCTCGCCGGTCAGCATAAAGGCAAGTTTGCGAGGAGGGAAGCTCCATCGCTCCCCGTCCTGAACTAG